The Desulfobulbaceae bacterium DB1 genome contains a region encoding:
- a CDS encoding LL-diaminopimelate aminotransferase, producing the protein MITINENYLKLQASYLFSDIAKRVAAFQQSNPDRDVIKLGIGDVTRPLPAACIEALHQATDEMAAEKTFHGYGPEQGYAFLREAIAEHDFQARGANIAADEIFISDGAKCDTGNIQEIFSTEAKIAIPDPVYPVYLDTNVMAGRTGVFADGRYQGLTYLDSVKGNNFIPDLPKQPVDLIYLCFPNNPTGSTISREQLKTWVDYARANKALILFDAAYEAFIRDESLPKSIYEVEGAKEVAIEFRSFSKTAGFTGTRCAFTVVPRECRAFDGKGNPQFLHPLWNRRHCTKFNGVSYPIQKAAAAVYSPAGKLQVRELTDYYMRNAALIKQEITALGFDSVGGDNAPYIWIDGRGRDSWEFFDMLLNKAGVVCTPGAGFGRCGQGYIRLSAFNSFENVTRAMERIRAALK; encoded by the coding sequence ATGATCACCATCAACGAGAATTACCTGAAACTGCAGGCCTCCTACCTGTTTTCCGATATTGCCAAGCGGGTGGCCGCTTTTCAGCAGAGCAATCCCGACCGCGACGTCATCAAACTGGGCATCGGCGACGTCACCCGCCCCCTGCCCGCCGCCTGTATCGAAGCCCTGCATCAGGCAACCGATGAAATGGCCGCGGAAAAAACCTTCCACGGCTACGGGCCGGAGCAGGGATATGCCTTCCTGCGGGAGGCCATTGCCGAACATGACTTTCAGGCCAGGGGCGCGAACATCGCGGCTGATGAAATATTCATCAGCGACGGCGCCAAATGCGATACCGGCAATATCCAGGAAATCTTCTCAACCGAAGCGAAAATCGCCATCCCCGACCCGGTTTACCCGGTCTATCTCGACACCAACGTCATGGCGGGCCGCACCGGCGTCTTTGCCGACGGCCGCTACCAGGGGCTGACCTATCTGGATTCGGTGAAGGGCAACAACTTTATCCCCGACCTGCCCAAGCAGCCGGTTGACCTCATCTACCTCTGCTTTCCCAACAATCCCACCGGCTCCACCATTTCCAGGGAGCAGTTGAAAACCTGGGTCGATTATGCCAGGGCCAACAAGGCGCTTATTCTCTTTGACGCCGCCTATGAGGCCTTTATCCGCGACGAATCGCTGCCCAAATCGATTTATGAGGTGGAAGGGGCGAAAGAGGTGGCCATCGAGTTTCGCAGTTTTTCCAAAACCGCCGGCTTCACCGGCACCCGCTGCGCCTTTACGGTGGTGCCCAGGGAATGCCGCGCCTTTGACGGCAAAGGCAATCCGCAGTTTCTCCACCCGCTGTGGAATCGGCGCCACTGCACCAAATTCAACGGCGTCTCCTATCCGATCCAGAAGGCGGCGGCAGCGGTTTACAGCCCGGCCGGCAAGCTCCAGGTCAGGGAACTGACCGACTATTACATGCGAAACGCGGCCCTCATCAAACAGGAGATCACCGCCCTTGGATTTGACTCGGTGGGCGGCGACAACGCCCCCTACATCTGGATCGACGGCCGGGGCCGTGATTCCTGGGAATTCTTTGACATGCTGCTCAACAAGGCAGGGGTGGTCTGCACTCCGGGCGCTGGTTTCGGCCGTTGCGGCCAGGGCTATATCCGGCTTTCCGCCTTTAACAGCTTTGAAAACGTAACCCGGGCCATGGAACGGATACGAGCAGCTTTGAAATAA
- a CDS encoding formate dehydrogenase family accessory protein FdhD yields the protein MIKQITLAHSTFVLTPEGLQEQEEIVAIETPYKVALNDKVIGASMVLETGLEEFGAGFLFGQGYVTTPDQVKEVLVCPEGRISVYADVEEDAAPKEVIITSGCGGTGKISREMLEGAFDPLREYTVGFAEIREFILTTLHASRLGQDTHCVHGCGLWADGRMQAFYEDVGRHNAVDKIIGAILLKKVTPRGAVYTTGRLTSDMVLKCARIGIPIVLSRTAPSSLGLAIARRAGLTLAAYARPERLNIFNAPERILP from the coding sequence ATGATCAAACAGATAACATTGGCTCACTCCACGTTTGTCCTTACCCCGGAAGGGCTCCAGGAGCAGGAGGAAATCGTTGCCATTGAAACCCCGTACAAGGTCGCCTTGAACGACAAGGTGATCGGGGCGTCAATGGTGCTGGAAACCGGACTGGAAGAATTCGGCGCCGGGTTTCTTTTCGGCCAGGGCTATGTCACGACTCCTGATCAGGTCAAGGAGGTGCTGGTCTGTCCGGAAGGGAGAATATCGGTTTATGCCGATGTGGAAGAGGATGCGGCGCCCAAGGAGGTGATTATCACCTCAGGCTGCGGTGGAACGGGAAAGATTTCCCGGGAAATGCTGGAAGGGGCGTTTGATCCCCTGCGGGAATACACGGTCGGTTTTGCCGAAATAAGGGAATTCATTCTCACGACTCTTCATGCCTCGCGGCTCGGACAGGATACCCATTGCGTCCATGGCTGCGGGCTCTGGGCGGACGGCAGGATGCAGGCGTTTTACGAGGATGTGGGGCGTCATAACGCGGTGGACAAGATTATCGGCGCCATTCTGTTAAAAAAGGTAACACCGAGAGGTGCGGTTTACACCACCGGCCGTCTTACTTCGGATATGGTGCTGAAATGCGCCCGCATCGGCATTCCCATTGTCCTGTCACGCACCGCGCCTTCTTCCCTGGGGCTTGCCATTGCCAGGCGCGCCGGTTTGACCCTGGCGGCCTATGCCCGGCCGGAACGGCTTAATATCTTCAATGCGCCGGAGCGTATCCTGCCCTAA
- a CDS encoding 4Fe-4S ferredoxin, whose translation MATSESKNRKAILVTPEVCIGCRACQVACKSWNQLPGIKTKNNGTYQNPPDLASSAFNIIQYSEVPSQNNPVRWLFLSRRCMHCEDAGCMKICPAPGALFRTKEGAVAYDRDKCIGCKLCVNACPFDVPRYDEEGKVTKCHLCFDRIGESMTPACVKTCPTGALRFGDRNQLIDTAKKEGFTTIYGESDLGGLGSIYAFKEEPKLYGMKDNPTLPSSVIFWHTVLKPFAVVGLGGVVAASLVHYLAVGPHKDEEV comes from the coding sequence ATGGCAACATCAGAAAGCAAAAATCGTAAGGCGATCCTGGTTACCCCGGAGGTCTGCATCGGCTGCCGGGCATGCCAGGTTGCCTGCAAGTCCTGGAACCAGCTGCCGGGCATCAAGACGAAGAACAACGGCACATACCAGAACCCGCCGGACCTGGCGAGTTCGGCCTTCAACATCATTCAGTACAGCGAGGTGCCGTCGCAGAATAATCCCGTGCGCTGGCTCTTTCTCAGCAGGCGGTGCATGCACTGCGAGGACGCGGGTTGCATGAAGATCTGTCCCGCTCCCGGCGCCCTGTTCAGGACAAAAGAAGGGGCGGTGGCCTATGATCGCGACAAGTGTATCGGCTGCAAGCTCTGCGTCAACGCCTGCCCCTTTGACGTCCCTCGCTACGACGAGGAAGGCAAGGTGACGAAATGTCATCTCTGCTTCGATCGGATAGGCGAGTCAATGACGCCGGCCTGCGTCAAGACCTGCCCCACCGGCGCCCTGCGATTCGGGGATAGAAACCAGCTCATCGACACCGCCAAAAAAGAAGGATTCACCACGATCTACGGCGAGTCCGACCTCGGCGGCCTGGGCTCTATCTACGCTTTCAAGGAGGAGCCCAAGCTGTACGGCATGAAAGATAATCCAACCCTTCCGTCCAGCGTGATTTTCTGGCACACGGTCTTAAAACCGTTTGCAGTGGTCGGTTTGGGCGGCGTGGTTGCCGCATCGCTGGTCCATTATCTGGCGGTCGGCCCCCACAAGGACGAGGAGGTGTGA
- a CDS encoding IS256 family transposase — MAIDKEILDRLLADYNYQKPEELIGENGLLKQLTKALLERALQAEMTVHLGHEKHGTIVTKGGNARNGNSAKTIKGDFGKMPIEVPRDRDSSFDPVIIPKGQTRFPGFDDKIISLYSRGMTTREIQGHLEDIYGVDVSPTLISTVTDAVADEVKVWQNRPLDPIYPIVYMDAIRVKVRDNGHVKNKAVYLAIGITMDGVKDVLGMWVAENEGAKFWLQVVTELRNRGVQDIFIACVDGLKGFPEAIETVFPFTQVQLCLVHMVRNSLKYVSWKQRKEVAADLKAIYQSPTAEQAEMELMTFEEKWDKTHPSIGQSWRRNWERITPFFAYSPEIRKVIYTTNAIESLNMSLRKVTKNRGSFPNDESMLKLLYMALNNIAKKWTMPIRDWKAALNRFSILFGDRMPAY, encoded by the coding sequence ATGGCCATTGATAAAGAAATTTTGGATCGTTTACTTGCCGACTACAATTACCAGAAGCCCGAAGAACTGATCGGTGAAAACGGGCTGCTCAAGCAGCTCACCAAGGCCTTACTGGAGCGGGCGTTACAGGCGGAAATGACCGTCCACCTGGGCCACGAAAAACATGGAACCATCGTCACCAAAGGCGGTAATGCCCGAAATGGTAACTCTGCAAAGACCATCAAGGGCGACTTCGGTAAAATGCCGATTGAGGTCCCGCGCGACCGCGACAGCAGTTTCGATCCGGTCATCATTCCCAAAGGGCAAACCCGCTTTCCCGGCTTTGACGACAAGATTATCTCTCTCTACTCCCGAGGGATGACTACCAGGGAGATTCAGGGGCACTTGGAAGACATTTACGGAGTTGATGTCTCTCCCACCCTGATTTCAACGGTCACCGATGCCGTTGCTGACGAGGTTAAAGTTTGGCAAAATCGCCCGTTGGACCCCATTTATCCCATTGTTTACATGGACGCTATCCGGGTTAAGGTGCGCGACAATGGGCATGTTAAGAACAAGGCGGTCTATCTGGCTATTGGCATCACCATGGACGGCGTCAAGGATGTCCTGGGAATGTGGGTTGCCGAAAACGAGGGCGCCAAGTTCTGGTTGCAGGTAGTGACTGAGCTAAGAAACCGTGGCGTGCAGGATATTTTCATTGCCTGCGTCGATGGCCTCAAGGGTTTTCCTGAAGCCATTGAGACGGTTTTCCCCTTCACCCAGGTCCAGCTCTGTCTCGTCCACATGGTGCGCAATTCCCTGAAATATGTCTCATGGAAACAGCGCAAAGAGGTGGCTGCGGATCTCAAGGCCATTTACCAATCGCCAACAGCCGAGCAGGCCGAAATGGAACTGATGACCTTTGAAGAAAAATGGGACAAAACGCATCCGTCCATCGGCCAATCCTGGCGAAGAAATTGGGAAAGAATCACCCCATTTTTTGCGTATTCGCCCGAGATACGCAAGGTGATATATACCACCAATGCTATTGAGTCGTTGAACATGTCACTGCGCAAAGTTACCAAGAACCGGGGTTCATTTCCCAATGACGAGTCGATGCTTAAACTGCTTTACATGGCGCTGAACAATATCGCCAAAAAATGGACTATGCCAATCAGAGACTGGAAGGCTGCCTTGAACCGCTTTTCAATCTTGTTCGGCGACAGAATGCCTGCATATTGA
- a CDS encoding imidazole glycerol phosphate synthase subunit HisH, which produces MITLLDYGAGNVRSVRNAIKKLGFEVRDAKSPDDIRRAERLVFPGVGSFGKAMERLRDMGYVEPLLHHIRSDKPFLGICLGLQTLFEGSEESPGVAGLGIIPGRIKRFQLTDLSVPQIGWNGINIRKGSPLFIGYKGEKLYFVHSFRATLQDDSREWLLTTTDYGEEFVSGVQKGRVAAVQFHPEKSGEAGLNILRNFLRCDDLGALIHAPGSGNIVKTRMAKRVIACLDVRSNDNGDLVVTKGDQYDVRQEGEVRNLGKPVELARRYFEEGADEVTFLNITGFRDFPMKDQPMLDVLKSTSKNVFVPLTIGGGIREFTDSEGKHYTALDVASEYFRSGADKISIGSDAVFTVEEFLRSGIKTGKSSIEQISLVYGAQAVVISIDPRRVYVASPEETGHHTIRTAFPGPNGEEYCWYQCTVKGGREGRDVDAVQLARTCQELGAGEILLNCIDKDGTNSGFDLELINQVKQAVTIPVIASSGAGRVEHFSEVFAKTAAEAALAAGIFHRKEVPIAAVKEHMRKKGIETR; this is translated from the coding sequence ATGATCACGTTACTCGATTATGGAGCAGGCAATGTGCGCAGCGTGCGCAATGCCATTAAAAAACTGGGCTTTGAGGTGCGGGACGCGAAGAGCCCTGACGATATCCGCCGGGCGGAACGGCTGGTCTTCCCCGGCGTCGGCAGCTTCGGCAAGGCCATGGAACGGCTGCGCGACATGGGCTATGTGGAGCCGCTGCTCCACCATATCAGAAGCGATAAGCCTTTTCTCGGCATCTGTCTCGGCTTGCAGACCCTTTTCGAAGGCAGCGAGGAGTCGCCGGGCGTGGCCGGGCTCGGCATCATTCCCGGCCGGATCAAGCGTTTTCAGCTGACGGATCTTTCCGTGCCGCAGATCGGCTGGAACGGTATCAATATTCGGAAGGGTTCTCCTCTTTTCATCGGCTACAAGGGGGAAAAGCTCTACTTCGTCCATTCCTTTCGCGCCACCCTGCAAGACGACAGCCGGGAGTGGCTGCTGACCACCACCGATTACGGCGAGGAATTTGTCAGCGGCGTGCAGAAGGGCCGGGTGGCGGCGGTGCAGTTCCATCCGGAAAAGAGCGGTGAGGCGGGGTTGAATATTCTCCGGAATTTTCTGCGGTGCGATGATCTGGGGGCTTTAATTCATGCCCCGGGCAGCGGCAATATCGTAAAAACCAGGATGGCCAAGCGGGTCATCGCCTGCCTGGATGTGCGCAGCAACGACAACGGCGACCTGGTGGTGACCAAGGGGGATCAGTACGATGTGCGGCAGGAGGGGGAAGTGCGCAATCTGGGCAAACCGGTTGAGCTGGCCCGCCGTTATTTTGAAGAGGGCGCCGATGAGGTGACCTTCCTCAACATCACCGGCTTCCGCGATTTTCCCATGAAGGACCAGCCCATGCTCGACGTGCTGAAAAGCACTTCGAAAAATGTCTTTGTGCCGCTTACCATCGGCGGCGGCATTCGTGAGTTTACCGATTCGGAAGGCAAACATTATACCGCGTTAGATGTGGCCTCCGAATATTTCAGAAGCGGGGCGGATAAGATTTCCATCGGCAGCGACGCGGTTTTCACGGTGGAGGAGTTTCTGCGGAGCGGTATAAAAACCGGCAAAAGCTCCATTGAACAGATTTCCCTTGTGTATGGCGCCCAGGCGGTGGTGATTTCCATTGATCCCCGGCGGGTCTATGTGGCAAGCCCGGAGGAGACGGGGCATCACACCATCCGCACCGCCTTTCCCGGACCAAACGGCGAAGAGTATTGCTGGTATCAGTGCACGGTCAAGGGCGGCCGGGAAGGCCGTGACGTGGATGCGGTGCAGCTGGCCCGAACCTGCCAGGAACTGGGGGCCGGTGAGATCCTGTTGAACTGCATCGACAAGGACGGCACCAACAGCGGCTTTGATCTCGAGCTGATCAACCAGGTGAAACAGGCGGTCACCATTCCGGTGATTGCCTCAAGCGGCGCCGGCCGGGTGGAGCATTTTTCCGAGGTGTTCGCGAAGACCGCTGCCGAGGCGGCCCTGGCCGCAGGAATCTTCCACCGCAAGGAAGTGCCCATTGCCGCAGTGAAGGAGCACATGCGGAAGAAGGGGATCGAGACGCGGTAG